A stretch of the Methanomassiliicoccus luminyensis B10 genome encodes the following:
- the asd gene encoding aspartate-semialdehyde dehydrogenase has product MAKIKVAVLGATGMIGQRFIQLLEDHPQFEMAGLYASERSDGKRLGDTLKIKDHQFKEDTLEARIEQLDVKKIAKAARVSFSGLPTDIAGDFETQLARAGNAVFSNAAPHRMEADVPLLIPECNSDHLDMVKEQRTFADGGYIVTNANCSTTGIALPLKAVDVAFGLKFVSVSTYQAVSGAGYPGVPSLDIMGNIVPFIKSEEEKMEMELAKILGTVNDGKFAYSPVQVLANCARVPVVDGHLESLVLQTSEDADVEGMIKALETFAAEPQKLRLPTAPVRPVIVRREDNRPQPAIDVNAGEPARAAGMAAVVGRVRKKDNYFKMFVLSHNTIRGGAGGSVLNAELALARRLL; this is encoded by the coding sequence ATGGCAAAGATCAAGGTCGCCGTCCTAGGGGCGACAGGCATGATAGGCCAAAGGTTCATCCAGCTTCTGGAGGACCACCCGCAGTTCGAGATGGCCGGGCTGTACGCCTCGGAGAGGTCCGACGGCAAGAGGCTGGGCGACACCCTGAAGATCAAGGACCACCAGTTCAAGGAGGACACCTTGGAGGCGAGGATTGAGCAGCTTGACGTCAAGAAGATCGCCAAGGCCGCCAGGGTCTCCTTTTCCGGGCTGCCCACCGACATCGCCGGCGACTTCGAGACCCAGCTTGCCAGGGCCGGGAACGCCGTCTTCTCCAACGCCGCGCCCCACCGCATGGAAGCGGACGTTCCGCTGCTGATACCGGAGTGCAACTCCGACCACCTGGACATGGTCAAGGAGCAGAGGACCTTTGCCGACGGCGGGTACATCGTCACCAACGCCAACTGCTCCACCACCGGGATCGCCCTGCCGCTGAAGGCGGTGGACGTGGCCTTCGGCCTCAAGTTCGTCAGCGTGTCCACGTACCAGGCCGTTTCCGGGGCCGGGTACCCCGGGGTACCGTCTCTGGACATAATGGGCAACATCGTCCCCTTCATCAAGAGCGAGGAGGAGAAAATGGAGATGGAGCTGGCCAAGATCCTTGGCACAGTGAATGACGGCAAGTTCGCGTACTCTCCGGTGCAGGTGCTGGCCAACTGTGCCCGCGTGCCGGTCGTCGACGGCCACCTGGAATCGCTGGTGCTGCAGACCTCCGAGGACGCCGACGTCGAGGGCATGATCAAGGCCCTGGAGACCTTTGCCGCCGAGCCGCAGAAGCTGAGGCTGCCCACCGCTCCCGTCAGGCCGGTCATCGTCAGGAGGGAGGATAACCGCCCCCAGCCGGCCATCGACGTGAACGCCGGCGAGCCCGCCCGGGCCGCGGGGATGGCCGCGGTGGTGGGCCGCGTACGGAAAAAGGACAACTACTTCAAGATGTTCGTGCTGTCCCACAACACCATCCGCGGCGGGGCGGGAGGCTCGGTGCTCAACGCCGAACTCGCCCTGGCCAGGAGACTGCTGTAA
- a CDS encoding bifunctional chorismate mutase/prephenate dehydrogenase, translated as MRESIEDIRKRIEKIDYEILRMMANRTAAAVEMGQMKAADGIPLRAPAVEEKVVARYVERAKEFGMSAESASEIATLLIHESIEQQGRIPRPALSKRILVVGGNGKMGDWMCRFFAARGHKIRIYDSGDNDKFPVERDLDKGVKDAEVIVVAVPISTTEEVLKSILALQPKALVFDIASIKAPLLGTLRNAAADGLEVCSVHPMFGPETASIIDRNVVVCDCGSPSASNRARELMDGANLIPIEVEEHDPLMAYVLGMSHAVNIAFAEALNQSGKSYGDLNRAASTTFRRQAETARGVASENAQLYYEIQHLNPFNNEALTYLQKAVDDLKDAAAKGDREAFDRMMREGKEYFGG; from the coding sequence TTGCGTGAGAGCATCGAGGACATCCGGAAGAGGATCGAGAAGATAGACTATGAGATCCTGCGCATGATGGCCAACCGAACGGCCGCGGCGGTGGAGATGGGGCAGATGAAGGCTGCCGACGGCATCCCCCTGCGCGCGCCGGCGGTGGAAGAGAAGGTCGTGGCCCGCTACGTGGAAAGGGCCAAGGAGTTCGGGATGTCCGCTGAATCGGCCAGCGAGATCGCCACCCTGCTCATCCACGAGTCCATAGAGCAGCAGGGGAGGATCCCCCGCCCGGCCCTGTCCAAGCGCATATTGGTGGTCGGCGGGAACGGCAAGATGGGCGACTGGATGTGCCGCTTCTTCGCCGCCAGGGGCCATAAGATCAGGATCTACGACAGCGGGGACAATGACAAGTTCCCGGTGGAGAGGGACCTGGACAAGGGCGTCAAGGACGCCGAGGTCATCGTGGTGGCGGTGCCCATTTCCACTACCGAGGAGGTGCTGAAGAGCATCCTGGCCCTCCAGCCCAAGGCGCTGGTCTTCGACATCGCTTCCATCAAGGCGCCGCTCCTAGGCACCCTCCGGAATGCTGCCGCTGACGGCCTGGAGGTCTGCTCGGTCCATCCCATGTTCGGGCCGGAGACCGCCTCCATCATCGACCGCAACGTGGTGGTGTGCGACTGCGGCTCCCCGTCCGCGTCGAACCGCGCCCGGGAGCTGATGGACGGGGCCAACCTCATACCCATCGAAGTGGAGGAGCACGACCCCCTCATGGCGTACGTGCTGGGAATGAGCCACGCCGTCAACATCGCTTTCGCCGAGGCCCTCAACCAGAGCGGCAAGAGCTACGGCGACCTCAACCGGGCCGCCTCCACCACCTTCCGCCGCCAGGCCGAGACGGCCAGGGGGGTGGCGTCGGAGAACGCTCAGCTTTACTATGAGATCCAGCACCTGAACCCCTTCAACAACGAGGCGCTGACCTATCTGCAGAAGGCCGTGGACGACCTCAAGGACGCCGCGGCCAAAGGGGACCGGGAGGCCTTCGACCGGATGATGAGGGAAGGCAAGGAATACTTCGGAGGATAA
- a CDS encoding NIL domain-containing protein, whose amino-acid sequence MPKKKVELRFTPEKANEPVAYALVKEFDLKFNILKAEVKVDGGQLLIEVEGTPAQLSKGVAYLQDMGVLVRELNEFVTKDDTRCTHCGACVSICPAEAMELDRGTWKVEFRSDRCIACGMCITACPPGAMRLKV is encoded by the coding sequence ATGCCCAAGAAGAAGGTGGAGCTGCGCTTCACCCCCGAGAAAGCGAACGAGCCGGTGGCCTACGCCCTGGTCAAGGAGTTCGACCTCAAGTTCAATATCCTCAAGGCGGAGGTGAAGGTGGACGGGGGGCAGCTCCTGATCGAGGTGGAGGGCACCCCTGCCCAGCTCAGCAAGGGCGTTGCCTACCTCCAGGACATGGGGGTGCTAGTCAGGGAGCTGAACGAGTTCGTGACCAAGGACGACACCCGGTGCACTCACTGCGGGGCCTGCGTGTCCATATGCCCCGCCGAGGCCATGGAGCTGGACCGCGGCACCTGGAAGGTGGAGTTCCGCTCGGACCGGTGCATCGCCTGCGGCATGTGCATCACCGCCTGCCCGCCGGGGGCCATGAGGCTAAAGGTCTGA
- the aroC gene encoding chorismate synthase, producing MNTIGTALRVTIFGSSHGPGIGCVLDGVPAGIEVDLDDLQREVDLRRPSGALGTPRQEADRVELLAGTKDGSSTGAPIVIFIANGDTDSSKYEKFKVVPRPGHADLTALRKYGASHDIRGGGQFSGRMTAPLVAAGAVAKEMLRSLGVQTAAYTQRLGKVVDEEDRTFKEVRRAARENPVRAADPAIALDMIHEIMEAKEEGDSVGGVVRCLTLGLPIGVGEPFFDTLEGELAKMIFAIPGVKGVEFGVGFRAAEMRGSEHNDIFTVVNGDIQTVTNNAGGVLGGLSNSMPLDFKVAFKPTASISMEQRSVDLERMEDTTIKVEGRHDPCIVPRAVVVVEAATALVLADLCLRGDFIA from the coding sequence ATGAATACCATCGGCACCGCGCTGAGAGTGACCATATTCGGCTCCAGCCACGGCCCCGGGATAGGGTGTGTGCTGGACGGGGTGCCGGCGGGTATAGAGGTCGATCTTGACGACCTGCAGAGAGAGGTGGACCTGCGCCGCCCGTCGGGAGCGCTGGGGACGCCTAGGCAGGAGGCGGACAGGGTGGAGCTGCTCGCCGGGACCAAGGACGGCTCCAGCACCGGGGCTCCCATCGTCATCTTCATCGCCAACGGGGACACCGATTCCAGCAAGTACGAGAAGTTCAAGGTCGTTCCCCGCCCCGGCCATGCCGACCTCACCGCCCTCAGGAAGTACGGGGCCTCGCACGACATCCGCGGGGGAGGGCAGTTCTCCGGCCGCATGACCGCGCCGCTCGTGGCAGCAGGCGCGGTGGCCAAAGAGATGCTGCGCTCGCTGGGAGTGCAGACGGCCGCGTACACCCAGAGGCTCGGGAAGGTAGTGGACGAGGAGGACCGCACCTTCAAGGAGGTGCGGAGGGCAGCGAGGGAGAACCCCGTGAGGGCCGCCGACCCGGCCATCGCCCTGGATATGATCCACGAGATCATGGAGGCCAAGGAGGAAGGGGACAGTGTGGGCGGGGTGGTCCGCTGCCTGACCTTGGGGCTTCCGATCGGAGTGGGGGAGCCTTTCTTCGACACGCTGGAGGGCGAACTGGCCAAGATGATCTTCGCCATCCCCGGGGTGAAGGGCGTCGAGTTCGGGGTGGGATTCCGCGCCGCGGAGATGCGCGGCTCCGAGCACAACGACATATTCACCGTGGTCAACGGGGACATTCAGACCGTCACGAACAATGCCGGGGGGGTGCTGGGCGGCCTATCGAACAGCATGCCGCTGGACTTCAAGGTGGCGTTCAAGCCCACCGCGTCCATATCCATGGAGCAGAGGAGCGTGGACCTGGAACGAATGGAGGACACCACCATAAAGGTGGAAGGGAGGCACGATCCCTGCATCGTGCCCCGAGCAGTAGTGGTGGTGGAGGCCGCCACAGCTTTAGTATTGGCAGACCTATGCCTGAGAGGCGATTTCATTGCGTGA
- a CDS encoding homocysteine biosynthesis protein: protein MLRTYEEINAKIAKGDAVVLTAEEAIRLVEEKGVEKAAKEVDVVTTGTFGAMCSSGAFINFGHSEPPIKMSKVWLNDVPAYTGLAAVDAYIGATELKEDMKLDYGGAHVIESLIKGEAVHLRATAYGTDCYPRKDIDTYISLKTVNQAYMYNPRNMYQNYGVATNSSEKTLYTYMGELLPSYGNVTYSSAGQLSPLLKDPQLRTIGMGTRIFLGGGIGYVAWEGTQYKTNVPVRNGVPASSARALAVIGDLNGMSDEFVRALSFTGYGTTLGIGIGVPIPILDEDLMRSASITDDKIFAPVLDYSIQSRNRKPMAEVSYAELRSGHVDLFGKKVKTSSLSSYYKARIIADKLKKMIADREFTLTPPVEVLPKERVQKPLDVRSREEVL from the coding sequence TTGCTGAGGACCTATGAGGAGATAAACGCCAAGATCGCGAAGGGCGACGCCGTAGTTCTGACGGCGGAAGAAGCCATCCGCTTGGTGGAGGAGAAGGGAGTCGAGAAGGCGGCCAAGGAGGTCGATGTCGTGACCACTGGCACCTTCGGCGCCATGTGCTCCTCCGGCGCGTTCATCAACTTCGGGCACTCCGAGCCGCCGATCAAGATGTCCAAGGTGTGGCTGAACGACGTCCCGGCCTATACCGGACTGGCCGCCGTCGACGCGTACATCGGGGCGACGGAGCTGAAAGAGGACATGAAGCTGGACTATGGGGGAGCGCATGTCATCGAGTCCCTGATCAAGGGGGAGGCGGTGCACCTGCGAGCCACCGCGTACGGCACTGATTGCTACCCCCGCAAGGACATCGACACCTACATCTCACTGAAGACGGTGAACCAGGCGTACATGTATAATCCCAGGAACATGTACCAGAACTACGGCGTTGCCACCAACTCGTCGGAGAAGACGCTGTACACCTACATGGGCGAGCTTCTGCCGAGCTACGGCAACGTGACGTACAGCAGCGCCGGCCAGCTCTCTCCCTTGCTCAAGGACCCCCAGCTGCGCACCATCGGCATGGGCACCAGGATCTTCCTGGGCGGGGGCATCGGGTACGTGGCATGGGAAGGGACGCAGTACAAGACCAACGTTCCGGTGAGGAACGGGGTGCCGGCCTCCTCGGCCAGGGCGCTGGCGGTGATCGGCGACCTCAACGGCATGAGCGACGAGTTCGTGCGGGCCCTCAGCTTCACCGGCTACGGGACCACCCTGGGCATCGGCATCGGGGTCCCCATCCCCATACTGGACGAGGACCTCATGAGGTCCGCGTCGATCACCGACGACAAGATCTTCGCGCCGGTCCTGGACTACTCGATCCAGTCCCGCAACCGCAAGCCCATGGCCGAGGTCAGCTACGCCGAGCTGAGATCAGGGCACGTCGACCTCTTCGGCAAGAAGGTCAAGACCTCCTCGCTCTCGTCGTACTACAAGGCCAGGATCATCGCCGACAAGCTGAAGAAGATGATCGCGGACAGGGAGTTCACCCTCACCCCGCCGGTGGAGGTGCTGCCGAAGGAACGGGTCCAGAAGCCGCTGGACGTCCGCTCCCGAGAGGAGGTGCTGTAA
- a CDS encoding UPF0280 family protein yields MRKHFEVGETAVTIVADEQFVPVAEASIFRSRQTIQRFIRQDPLFRLTLEPYPAPEGADPLIVRMCEAAASAGVGPMASVAGAIAERAVRDMCEAGAERAIVDNGGDVALLLNESASIGLYAGEHVRGIGFAVPPREGVFGMCTSSATIGPSISFGVADAATVISANVTLADACATRLGNLVTVRSEESLRAALDDVTAIAGVEGALVVAGDLMAMKGKLPPLTRMECERSKIAKIELSTDL; encoded by the coding sequence ATGCGGAAGCACTTCGAGGTCGGGGAGACCGCGGTCACCATCGTCGCGGACGAGCAGTTCGTCCCGGTGGCCGAAGCGTCCATCTTCCGCTCGAGGCAGACCATACAGCGGTTCATCCGGCAGGACCCCCTTTTCCGGCTGACCCTCGAGCCGTACCCCGCGCCGGAGGGCGCCGATCCCCTCATCGTCAGAATGTGCGAGGCGGCCGCGTCCGCGGGGGTCGGCCCCATGGCCAGCGTGGCCGGCGCGATCGCCGAGAGAGCGGTCCGGGATATGTGCGAGGCCGGCGCGGAGCGGGCCATCGTGGACAACGGCGGGGACGTCGCGCTGCTTTTGAACGAGAGCGCCAGCATCGGCCTGTACGCCGGCGAACACGTCAGGGGGATAGGCTTTGCTGTGCCCCCTCGCGAGGGCGTCTTCGGCATGTGCACCTCGTCGGCGACCATCGGACCATCCATCTCCTTCGGCGTCGCCGACGCGGCCACGGTGATCTCCGCCAACGTCACCCTGGCGGACGCCTGCGCCACCCGCCTGGGGAACCTTGTGACCGTCAGGTCGGAGGAGAGCTTAAGGGCCGCTCTCGATGATGTCACAGCCATAGCGGGCGTGGAAGGCGCATTGGTGGTGGCAGGGGACCTCATGGCCATGAAGGGCAAGCTCCCTCCCCTGACGCGAATGGAGTGCGAGAGGTCCAAGATCGCCAAGATCGAGCTGAGCACCGATCTCTGA